The Gordonia terrae genome contains the following window.
CCGAGGAGCCCGACCCGGTTCCCGGGCGCGACACCCCTGGTCTCGACGAGAAGCCGGGCGATACGGCTGCTCCAGTCACGCAACGCGCGGTATGAGATCTGCGAACCGGAGAACACCACGGCGGTGGTGTCGCCCTTGGTCCGGGCCCACCAGTCGAGTGCTTTGCCGATGGTTGCGGTCATGTTCGTACTTTCTTCTCTGTGGCAACTGACTTCGATGCGGCACGGCGGATCCCGAACCCGCCCAACACATATAGGATAATTCGGACAGTGGCGGCCGGGGCCGGCTTTCGCCGATCCCGACCCCCTCGTCAGGCGTTCAGTTCGGCACGCCCTTGCGCGACGAGCTTCTTGGTCTCCCGGCGGAAGACCTGATTCGCGATCTCGTTGCGGCCGAGCAGCATGTCACCGGCATCGGCGCTGCCCATACCGCGCTGCGAGTCGCGCAGCAGGGGAAATCCTCCTGGTGCAACACGGCCAGCAGGATCTCCCAGTTCTTGTTCCAGATCCGGTCCCACTTCTCCGGCGTCATGCCGCTGTCCTCGACCTTGGGCACCAGGAGACGCTGCTCCATCCGCGACTTCGTGGGGTCGGTGGGATGCGGCCGGAAGGTCAGCAGCTGGAAATGGTCCGGCTGACGCAGCAACGTGCTGTTGGGCAGCAGGAAGTGCGTCTCGGTCACGAACTTGTCGAGTGGGATGTCGCCGGGATCTTCTTCGAGGAAACGGTCGATCGATTTGCGCGGGGCGATGAACCGGCAGTGTCGGCCGAAGTCCTCGAAGGCCATCACGTTGGTGTGGATGATCTTCCCGGCGGTGTTCGGGTGTGCGTACTGGATGTGGTAGCCGTCCAGGAACGCGTCCTGCATGATCTTCCAGTTGGTGGGTTCGTCGAATCCGCCGGCCCGAAAGCACACGAGCTTGTCCATCTCGTACTCGGCGAGCATCGGATCGATGTCGGGACCCAGCCACGACGCCACGTCGATCTCCGCATGCGCGTTGTCCACGACCCAGATGAATCCGTGGCGCTCTTCGGTGGGGATCTCGATGAGGCCGTGCTCTTTACGGTCCACCTCGCCGAAGGTCGAGTCGCGGGTGATCGTCCGGAGCGAACCGTCCGGATCGTATGACCACCGGTGGTAGCCACACGAGAAGATGCGGCAGCGCCCCTTCTCGCTCTGCTCCAACATCGCCCCGCGGTGACGGCACAGGTTCACGAAAGACCGGACGCTGCCGTCCTTCTGCCGCACGACGATGATGTTGTTGCGCGGCATCTGCACCGTGACGAAGTCGTTCGGCCGCGAGATCTCACTTCCGTGCGCGACGATCGACGGCACGCGGCCGAAGATGTGGTCGCGCTCGTCCTTGGCGAGCACCGGGTCGGTGAACTCGTCGGGTTCGAACTGCACGATGTCGTCGAACTCGTCGGTCGTCTCGTTGCGCAGATGCTCGAGCGCGCGACGGATTCGATCCTGACGGGGAAGCGAAGTGGTCATGATTCCCTCCGTGATGGAGCGGTTGTTGCGAGTGGGACAGTGCTCGCCCGGGCCGGGGCGACACTCCTTAAACCTACAGCAATAAGTTTTAACCGGCAATCAGCGGAGGCGATCCGATGGTGAGCCGGTGCGGCGGGGAGGTGAGAGGCAACCCGCCGCACCGGCCGATTCGGTGGCCGGCACACCACCGGCCGGTCAGGACTCGGGCGTGAACCGGATCGGCATCCGCACGCACCCGCGGACCTGGCTGGCATGGAACACCGGCGGATCGGACTCGACGAGTTCGTAGTCCGGGATGCGCCGATGCAGTTCTTCGAGAGCGATCGTCAGCTCGATCCGCGCCAGGTGCGAACCCAGACAGCGGTGCGCGCCTCCGCCGAAGGCCAGGTGACGGTTCGGCTTGCGGGTCAGGTCCAGCGCCTCCGGATCGTCGAACTCGTCCCCGTCACGATTGGCCGAGCACAGCATCAGGATGAGCTGTTCACCCTCGGCAATCGTCACCCCGCCCAGTTCGACGTCGCGGGTCGCGCGGCGTCCGGGAACGACGGCGGCCTCGATGCGCAGGATCTCCTCGACAGCGGTCGGGATCATGTCCGGGTCGTCGATGATGCCCTGACGCTGATCCGGATTGTTCACCAGGTGGACGATCGCCCAGGCGAGCGAGCCCTGCACCGTGTGCAGTCCCGCGATGAGCAGGAGGAAGAACATGCGATTGAGCTCTTCGTCGGTGAGCAGACGCAGCCCGTCCTGCATCTCCACCTCGGTGTGGATGAGCTGCGAGGTGACGTCGTCACCCGGGTTGGCGCGCCGCTCGTCGACCATCTTCTGGAAGTAGCCGAGCATCTGCATGCCGGCGATGCCGCGCGCCTCGAGGGATTCCTCCTCGGTGCCGCCGGGCTTGCCGAACAGGACGACGTCGGTCGCCTCGGTGAACAGCGGCGCGTCCTCGATGGGCCAATCCATGAGCGCCAGGAAGATCCGGGCCGGTAGCTCGTGGGCGAACGCGGAGATGTACTCGGCCTCGCCTTTCGCGGCGAAACCGTCGAGCAGGTCGTTGACCACGCCCCGGATCTCATCCGTCAGCTTCTTCATCCGCGCCGGACCGAACAGGGGCTGCAACGCTTTGCGATAGCCCGTGTGCTCCGGGGGATCGAGCTCGATCGGGATGAACTTCCCGAAGGCCTCGTTGGTCACGAGGTTGTTGGGGTAGCTGGAGAAGGTCTCCGCGTCACGCAAGACCTCATGGATCTCGTTGTAGCGCGTGACGATCCAGTGCCCGCCGTACAGAGGCGAGTACACGACAGGACCCTTCGCGGCGAGTTCTGCCGCACGTTCTTGGAATCGATCGATCGGGGCTGCGATGGACTGGTCGTACACGTCGAAGTCGACGGTGACATCCTCGCGGGACCGTTCCGTAGTTGTCATCACTAGTCCTTGGGTGTGGTGGGTTCGATGGTCTGCAGCGCCAGTGCGCGTTCTGGACACATGGCGACGGCATCTCTGGCCAGGGCTGCTTCGTCCTGCTCGAGAGGGCGGTCGGGCACCACGGGGTCGCCCTGATCGTCGGCATCGATC
Protein-coding sequences here:
- a CDS encoding ferredoxin: MSPQPSTLTVDRVACAGHGLCYGVAPDLIDADDQGDPVVPDRPLEQDEAALARDAVAMCPERALALQTIEPTTPKD
- a CDS encoding cytochrome P450 gives rise to the protein MTTTERSREDVTVDFDVYDQSIAAPIDRFQERAAELAAKGPVVYSPLYGGHWIVTRYNEIHEVLRDAETFSSYPNNLVTNEAFGKFIPIELDPPEHTGYRKALQPLFGPARMKKLTDEIRGVVNDLLDGFAAKGEAEYISAFAHELPARIFLALMDWPIEDAPLFTEATDVVLFGKPGGTEEESLEARGIAGMQMLGYFQKMVDERRANPGDDVTSQLIHTEVEMQDGLRLLTDEELNRMFFLLLIAGLHTVQGSLAWAIVHLVNNPDQRQGIIDDPDMIPTAVEEILRIEAAVVPGRRATRDVELGGVTIAEGEQLILMLCSANRDGDEFDDPEALDLTRKPNRHLAFGGGAHRCLGSHLARIELTIALEELHRRIPDYELVESDPPVFHASQVRGCVRMPIRFTPES